GACGCTATCGTCGCCGACGTGTCCTTCAGTTCCGAGGACGGCAAGTCCTACGACGTGTTCTCTGTCGCCGACATCGCACTCACGAGTACGGTCACCGAGGACCGCGCCATCAGATACGGCCAGCCCGGGAGCTACCACCTCGTCGGCCGGAACCCCCGGGCCTACACCGACCAGACCGACAACGACCTGCTTGTCGACGAGAACGGCGACGCCTACTCTATCGCCGTAGCGATGGCCGCGGCCGGACGCTTCGACTGGGCCACTGTCGGCGCGGCCGGTAGCGAGCGTCTTGACGGGCTGTACTCCGACGGCGAGCTCCCGAATCCGGTCGAATCCCTCGACGGGACGAACCTCGTCCTCATTGGCCGGCTGGATTCGGGGACCAGAGTCAGGGACACGGTCGCACTCGGCTTCGCGCGGCAGGCCGACACCGCCGCCGCACTGGGCGAAGCCGACGGCGCACTCGACCGCGGCTACGAGACGGTCAGCGCGGAATACGCCGACAGCTGGACCGACTTCCTCTCGGACAAGCCTCTTCCAGAATCGGTCGCCGGCGACGAGGATCTGGCGAACCAGTACCGAACTGCGCTCATGACGCTGCTGGCGGTCGAGGACAAGACCTACCACGGGGCGTCCATCGCCTCGCCGTCCGTGCCGTGGGGCGAGGCTGTCCACGCAGAGGAGCCCAAGGGCTACGGCTACAACTTCGTCTGGTCCCGGGACCTCTATCAGGTGTTCAGCGTCTTCGACGCCATCGGGTCGCTGGACATCGCGACGGACCAACTGGAGTACATCTACGAGTATCAGCAGGACGACGCCGGCTTCATCCCGCAGAACACCTACGTCAACGGGACGACCCGCTGGGGCGGCGAGCAGATGGACAACATCTCGTTCCCGCAGGTGATGGCCTACCGCCTCGCCGAATCCGGCGTCGACTTCGAGGATGTCGAGTACAGCTACGAGAACGTCCGGCGGTCGGCCGAGTACGTCGTCCGCCACGGCCCCGAGACCGCACAGGAGCGCTGGGAGGAGGAGGCCGGCTTCTCGCCGTCCTCGATTGCGGCCGAAATCGCGGGGCTCGCGTGTGCGGCGAAGCTCGCACTCGATACCGGCCACGAGGCCGACGCGCTCGTCTGGCTGGCGCTGGCCGACCAGTGGGCGAACAACGTCGAGGCATGGACCGCGACCGAGACCGGGACCGAGCGCCACTCCACCACGCCCTACTACACGCGGGTCACGCTCGATGGGAACCCCGAGATGGGGCACCTTCGCACGCTCGCGAACGACGGCCCGACGCTGGACGAACGGAACATCATCGACGGCGGCTTCCTCGAACTCGTTCGGCTGGGTATCAAGCCCGACGACGACGAGACCATCCGGAACTCGCTCGTCGAGGTCGACGACACGATCAGCGTCGACACGGAGTACGCGCCCGGGTTCTACCGGTACAACGGCGACGGCTACGGCGAACGCGGCCGGGACGATCAGGGCGCGCCGTGGACGGTCGAACACAAGGGGAAGGGTCGCCTCTGGCCGCTGCTTACCGGCGAGCGCGCCGAGTACGAACTCCATCGTGATGACCCGGATATCCCGCCCGAGAACTGCCTGCGGATGATGCAGGACGTGGCGAACTCGGGGCGGATGATCGCCGAACAGATCTGGGACCGAGGCCACGCGACCGACTACGACTGGGAGTTCGCCCAAGGGACCGGCTCGGCGACGCCGCTGGCGTGGTCGATGGCCCAGTATGTGCGGCTGGCCCACGGTATCAGCGCCGGTGAACCGGTCGAGACGCCCGCGTTCGTCGACGACCGCTACCGCGAGCGACGGGCCCACACCCCCGACCGCAGTCCCGCGCTCCGCGTCGATACACAGTTCCGCGGGAACGAACTGGTCGTCTCCGGCGAGACGACCGGCGTCTGTGTCGTGGTCAAAACCCCTGCCGACATCACGTACATCCCCGTCGAGGACCGCGAGTTCGAGGTCGCGGTCGACGTCGACCCCGGTGAGAATCAGGTGATCGTCGCCGCCGCGGACGACGAGGATCTGGTCACCGCCGGGACAACTGTCTGGCAGCTAAACCTCTAGCCACCCCGACAATTAGTTACCACTTTATAATTCGGGTCTGACTGTGGGGTATGGACGCGATAGTTCTAGCTGGCGGCTACGCGACACGACTGTGGCCGATCACTCGGCGTCGACCGAAGATGCTACTTCCGGTCGGTGAGACGACTGTTATCGACGGGGTCTTGCAATCGCTTGAAGCCGATGACCGAATCGGGACGACGTACCTGAGCACAAACGAGGCCTTTGCCGACGAGTTCGAGGCCCACATCGATGAGATGGGCTACGAGAAGGTGCAACTCTCCGTCGAGAGCACGGCAGACGAAGACGAGAAGTTCGGCGTCGTCGGCGCGCTCGCGCAACTCATCGACCGCGAGGGTATCGACGACGACCTGTTCGTTATCGGCGGCGACAACCTCATCGGCTTCGACCCCTCCGAGTTCCTCGATTTCTTCGAGGAGCGTGACGGGCCGGTACTCGCCGCCTACGACGTTGGCTCGCGGGAGAAAGCCAAGTCCTACGGGCTCGTCGAACTCGACGGCGAGCGCGTCGTCGACTTTCAGGAGAAGCCCGACAATCCCAAGAGTACGCTCGTGTCGATTGCCTGCTACGCCTTCCCCGCTGATTCGCTCCGCTTCGAGGAGTACCTCTCGGGCGACAACAACCCCGACGAACCGGGCTGGTACATCGACTGGCTGCAACGGCAGGAACCGGTGTCCACGTTCACCTTCGACGACGTCTGGTTCGACATCGGGACGCCCGACTCGTACTTCGAGGCGGTCGAGTGGAAACTCGACGGCGGGTCGCTCATCCACCCGGACGCGACCGTCGAGAACTCCGAGATCGGTGACACCGTCCACGTGATGGCCGGCGCGGAAGTGACCGACAGCAGCCTCGACCGGACCATCGTGTTCCCGGACACCGAGGTCCACGACTGCGACCTCGACGAAACGATTCTTGGCGAGGACGTCCACGTCGAGGGGTACAATATGTCGGGCTCACTCCTCATCAACCGCTGATCGCTCGCGAACCCTCTGTCCGAGTACAAGACCAACCACGGCCCGCCGCCAGCCATTGCATCGCTGGCGAAGGACTAAGTGACACAGCCCCGATTACTCGGCGTACGAAAACCACTGACAACATGTCACAAACAGAAACGGAGCCAATCACGTTCGAGATGACAATCGACGACGGCCGGACCAGAATCGACGTCTCGGGTGACCGCGACACGGCCGTCGTCGTCCGTTCGGCGTCGGGCGAAAAGATATACCTGCCGCCCGAGGACTTCGACCGCCCGCCGGAGGACAGACAGACGCCCTACGACAGCCCCTACCAGTCGGCCGACGGGACCGCCGACAGCCCATATCGGACGCAAACGGACACAACGTCAGTGACGGGGCTGGAGCCGACAGCCGATGGCTACCTTATCGTTCATCCGGAACCGGTCACGGACGTTCGCTTCCTCCGGTAAGCGGTCGGTCACAGTCAGGCTTCGTTCAGAACCTCGCGATAGAACTCGACGTGTTCGTCAGCGACCGCTTCCCAAGTCCGAACATCGTACTCGATGGGCGTCGACAGCGATAGCGCGTGCTCGATTCCCTCGGCGATGGAGTCCGAATCGGGTTCGACCTCGATGACACAGTCCTCGTTGAGCAGTTCCGCGGCCCCGCTCTCACAGGCGACGACGCGCGTCCCGACTGACAGCGCTTCGACGATTGTGATGCCGAACGGCTCCGCCAGCGACGGTGAGACGAACAGGTCGGCGCTGTTGTAGTAGTCCCCGAGTTCCGACTGGGGGAGATACCCCGGGAAGTAGACACGGTCCTCGACGCCCAGCAGCTCCGCGAACTGTTCGAGCTGTTCGGTGAGATGCCCTGAGCCGCCGAGTACCAAACTGACGTCGTCTCGGCCGAGCTTCGAGAGCGCGTACAGCAGGTACGACAGCCCTTTCTGGTCGGTGTGTCGGCCAACGAAAAACAGCATCTTCCCGTCGATGTTGAGCTCCGCCTTGATGTCTCGGCCTGTCGGCTCCACCGACGAAAATCCGTTGTAGATGACCGTCGAGTCGGCGTCGTACTGCTCGCGAATCCGTCGCTGCGTGAACTTGCTCACCGCGACGATGTGGTCCGAGCGGTTGGCGACCCGCTGTTCGGTTTCGACTTCCCGCTGTGGCGGGTTCACGTTGCGGTCCGCGGACAGCGAGTGGAACGTCGAGATCCATTCGACATCGTGGGCCGACTTGGCCCGCGAGCCGGGGTTGTAGCCGAACCAGTCGTTCGTGTGGATGATATCGGCGTCGGCCGCCCGGTCGGCGAACTCCCCGGCTAGCCGGCCGATACGCGTGATGATGTCGCCACTGCCCGTCGAGACGCCGTGGATACCGTCGCGGTCCGGCGGCGCGTACTCCGCGGGTAACACCAACTCGAACTCGATGTCGTCTCTCGGTTCGAGCTG
The Haloarcula sp. CBA1129 genome window above contains:
- a CDS encoding glycosyltransferase family 4 protein; protein product: MPPNVLMLGWGFPPNITGGLDTAIGELFEQLEPRDDIEFELVLPAEYAPPDRDGIHGVSTGSGDIITRIGRLAGEFADRAADADIIHTNDWFGYNPGSRAKSAHDVEWISTFHSLSADRNVNPPQREVETEQRVANRSDHIVAVSKFTQRRIREQYDADSTVIYNGFSSVEPTGRDIKAELNIDGKMLFFVGRHTDQKGLSYLLYALSKLGRDDVSLVLGGSGHLTEQLEQFAELLGVEDRVYFPGYLPQSELGDYYNSADLFVSPSLAEPFGITIVEALSVGTRVVACESGAAELLNEDCVIEVEPDSDSIAEGIEHALSLSTPIEYDVRTWEAVADEHVEFYREVLNEA
- a CDS encoding sugar phosphate nucleotidyltransferase, with product MDAIVLAGGYATRLWPITRRRPKMLLPVGETTVIDGVLQSLEADDRIGTTYLSTNEAFADEFEAHIDEMGYEKVQLSVESTADEDEKFGVVGALAQLIDREGIDDDLFVIGGDNLIGFDPSEFLDFFEERDGPVLAAYDVGSREKAKSYGLVELDGERVVDFQEKPDNPKSTLVSIACYAFPADSLRFEEYLSGDNNPDEPGWYIDWLQRQEPVSTFTFDDVWFDIGTPDSYFEAVEWKLDGGSLIHPDATVENSEIGDTVHVMAGAEVTDSSLDRTIVFPDTEVHDCDLDETILGEDVHVEGYNMSGSLLINR